The Rheinheimera mangrovi genome contains the following window.
TAGAGTGAAAAGGCGCTGAGCCATCTAAAGCAACTTGTAAGCGCAGTGGTTGCTCACTGGCGTACAGGTTTAAGCAAAACAGGCTGAGCACAAGTGCACTCAGCCTGACAAACAGTGACCACATTGGTTTAATCCTTTAGCAACTGTGCCATTTGCACACCAGCCATAATAAATGGCCCTGTACCTTTGCTGTCATTGCGGTAGATGGGCTCGCTCATGTAGTAATGGTAGCTACCATCGCGACCTGCACCTAAACCTGCGACTTGCACCATAGTAGTCAGGCTGATGCTGCCATCCGGATGCACCAGTACAAATTCATTTAAAAGACCTTGCCAGGCTTTTTTACTGATCTCCAGATACTGATCTTTTGGCAAATAGCCTTTATTGATGGCTTTGGCGTAAAAATAAACAAACATGCTGCTGCCACTCGACTCCAGATAATTACCACGCTCGCCGGTTTTATCCATAATCTGATACCAAACGCCCGTTTCAGCATCCTGATACTTGGCTAAATCTGCCGCCAGTTCGGTGACCATATTCAGTAAAGGCAGACGTAATTCGGTGTTATCCGCTGGGATATAATCTAAAACATCGACCAGCGCCATACCCAACCAACCAATAGCACGGCCCCAAAAATAAGCAGAACGGCCTGTGGTTTTATCGGCCCAGTCCATCTGTCTGGATTCGTCCCATGCATGGAAATACAAACCGGTTTTGTCATCGCGTAACTGTTCACGGGTGACTACAAACTCGTGCACCACTTGCTCCAGGCTGGCTCCTTGCTCAAACAGACTACTGTAATAAGCTAAAAACGGCATGCCCATATAAACCCCATCCAGCCACAGCTGATTTGGGTAAATCTGCTTATGCCAAAAAGCACCGTTTGAGGTTTTTGGGTGATGTTTTAACTGTTCGCGTAACTTCTGAACTGCGATTTGATACTTGGGCTCATTGCTTTGTTCAAATACCCTTAGCAGTAGATTACCGCTGTTAATACTGTCGATATTAAACTTGCTGGCGTCATAACTGTGGATAGTGCCGTCAGCACTAACAAAACTGTCGGCCATTTTGTCGATCACGGCCTGATAAGCAGGATTAGCAGCGTATTTATTTAAGTCATCAAAAGCCTGTACCAATAAACCTGTGGTGTATTCAAAGGCGACAGGGCGGTCACGTTCGGTATCCCAGCCCCCCCAATAATACTGACCAGCCTGGCGGTTGAGTTCAGAATTGGCTAGTTGCTGACTCCAGTATAAAGCTCGCTCGCTGGTCAGTGCTTGACTGGTTTGGGCTTTGGTTAATTCTGTTTTTAATCTCAGGCGCGGCGTCAGAGTTAAACGTTCTACTTCCTGTTGCAAATACTCCACAAACTGCTGCTCATTCGTGATGCCATTCAGTTCATGTTGCCAGGCACCTAGCAGGTAATACTCCAGATGTTGCCCAGATACACTCATCACAGCGACATGGTTATGTTCGTCTGTAGTTAATTTTTTGAGCTTGCCACGTTTAAATAAAATCGCCATGCCCAGGTTGGCACCATCCAGGCTTTGTTTGCCGTAAGTCGCGAGGTAAGTGTAGGTATGGCCACTGCTCTCCAATGTACCGGTGAGCAGTTGAGTGTCAGGGAGTTTTACTATGCCAAGCGCCAGATTATCCAGCGGCTGGCTTAAGGTCAGGCGGTTTTGCAATAAACGGCTGCCTGCTGTCATCGACAAATGGGCTTTCACATCCAGAGTTTTACCGGCAATTTGCCAGTTTTTGTAGTCTATGGTTAGGGCCGAATACAAAGGACCATTTTCAATAATAGTGGCTGTATGGCCATCCAGCTTTGAGACTCGTTCTATTTTGCTGCCATCCCAGTAGCCAAAACCACCAGCACCCACAGCTTTGCCAACTTTGAGTACATCTGTGCCCCATGGCAACATTTCATGGTAGGAGCTGTAACCATCCTGACCTATTTGATCGAGCACCGGCTTACCAGTTTTGTTGCCAAAAATATCAAAACCGTTACGCCAGTCGAGATAAATGCGGTAGGCCACTTTGTCGGATTCAATGCCCGGGCCTTCGTAGCGGATAAATTCACTGTGATCCGTGTACTGGGGGGGAGGCGTCAGACTGCTGACATTCTCAAAATGGCCACCGACGTAGGTTTTGTCTTGCCACTGGCCGCCGGTTTTTTGCGAAATTTCGGCTTGCGTTTGTTTCGGCAACACAGCGGCTGTTCCTGCTGTAATTTGAAGTTCTAAGGTTTCACCTGCACTCAGAGTGGGGCTTAACACTAAGGTATCTTTTTGGCCATCTGCGTTGCGGTCAATCCATTGTGACGGCAGCTGGCCTTTTGCGCTGGTCGCAATAAAAGCGGAATTCTGTACTTCAGTTTCTGCCAGACCTAAATCTGCTGCAGAAAGAAAAATTGCTTCTTGTGGGCGTGAGAAATCAGAAGGATTATGAATGCTTAAGGTAGCGACAGGTTTTACTGACTGAACAGCTTGTTGCTCAGTTGGTGTTGGTGCTGGAGCTGGTTTACTGCAAGCGGCTAAAAAACTTAAGGCGAGGCTGGAGATCAGCAATGGGCGTTTAAACATCAAAGTCACGGCTATTACCTGTTGTCAAAGTAAAAACAAAATCGTGACTTACAGTGCCAGACTGCAAGTCACGCCAAAGCCGCCATCCTTGGCTAAGCCAGTTATATTTATCCAAAGTAATTGATGTTGCAGCGAGGCGACAAGTGAGCGAGGCCCCATGAACATAGTTGTCCTATGTGATTGGGGCGAGAGCGCGCAGTCAACAAAGCTGCAGCTTCAAGTACGAAGGACAAATTAAAACTTGTATTGAGCGCCTACATAATACTGACGACCAGTTTCATGGTAATAAGTCAGGCGGTTACCTGCTGAATCTACCCATTGGTCATCCACTTCGTCGGTCAGGTTCAGTGCTTCAAAACTGATTTTCCAGTTGTCGTTTAATGCGTAGGACACTGATGCATCAACGTTAGTGGTGGCGTTGGTTCCTTCCATATCGTTGTTGTCACGACCTACAGCTGTGGTCAGGTATTTACCACGTTTCGCCATAGAGACACGAGCGTTTAAGGCTTCATGTTCGTAGTAAAGAGTGGCGGCAGAGGTATTTTTTGACAGGCCGTTTAAGTCGCGTGTTGCCTGAACCACACCTGCGGCATTGATATAATCCATCTGGGCGTCGACATAGGTATAGTTGGCAATAAAACCAAATCTGTTCCAGAACTCAGGTAAGAAGGTAAAAGGCAGTTGGTAGCTCACTTCCATGCCTTTTAAATCACCGCCAGGGCCATTCAGTGGTGTAGTGACCTGCCAGTCCACGTTTTCATTACAGTCGGCATTGTAACCTGGGCCTGCAGTACAGGCGTCAATTGCGGCCTGAACAGGCAAACCTGTTGCGGTAAAAGCCTTGGTTTCACGTAAGGTTTGTACATGGCTGTCGATATCTTTGAAGAAAAACGCTACACCTAACATCGACTCATCAGAGAAATAAAACTCAAAGCCTAAATCATAAGTGCGTGCTTTTGTTGGTTCCAGTTGTGGGTTGCCGCCAGAGACAGAACGGCTGCCCCCTGAAACTGAAACTGAGACGTCAGGACGAATAGAGCCTAAACCGGCGCGAGCCATTACTTCAGCAGCGCCAAAACGGATTATGACATCTTCCCATGGCTCTAATGCCAGGTTGATCGATGGCAATAACTCGTTGTAGTCATGTTCTGCGGTAATTTGAGTTGGAGTACTGGCGAAAGTCGCCCAGGCGGTTGAGCTTTGGTCTGTTTTCACCTGGCGTACACCAACGTTACCACGCAATGGCATATCGGCAATGTCTGTATCAAATCCAAGTTGCAGATAAGCGCCTAAGGTTTTTTCGCTGGCTGAGTAGTTATCCGGACGGCGATTGTCTGCACTGACGGCAAAATCGCCTGCATTACTGTAAATATCATACTGGGCGTCAATAGCCGCAAAATCAGGTACTAACCAAACCGGTTGACTGCCTAAACTTGAGTTATGTTGCATCAGCAAATCTGGCGTGTACACAATGCCTGCGCCGTTTTCAGACTTGCGACGGGCTTCGTAAGTTTCAAAACTAAAGTCTTTGTAGTGCAAGCCTGCTTTTAAAGTGACGTTATCAGTCAAGAGGTAGGTAAAATTCAATTCTGCTGTATCAAAAGTATTTTCAGCACCTAATGGACGTAAACGTACGCTGTTGGACGTCCAGCCAGTCGGCTCAAATACTCCTGCGCCATAAGTCAGTGCCGGATTATCTCTGTTGCCACCACGATAATCGTAGGCAAACTCAACACCACGCTTTTCGGCCACTAATGTGGTTTGAACCGGGTTATCAAATTCTGAGTTGGCGGTACCAATCATGGCATCCATGCTCAGGTCATCGGTCAAATGCTGCTTTAAAGACAGGTTGTATTGTAAAAACTCAGTGCTGAGTTCATCAAAGCGGTTTTCAGCACGAATAGTGGCATTTTCAAAACTACCATAGGTCATGGTGTTGGTATCGTCGATGAAATAATCGACGACATTCATTACGCCTGTATTACCAGAAGCCGCTGTGGCTGAGGTTGGACGATTTGCACCGGCGTTTAAAATACCCTGTAAAAATACTTCATTGCGGGTGGCATCTGTTTTTGCATACAAAATATCTAAATCAATTTTTGTATCTTCATTTGGTCTGAACTGGAAAGAAGAACTTAAGCCTAAGCGGTCCATGTCGTGGGTGTAGGAGTCATAACGTGGTAAACGTGGACGGAATGCATTATTGATTTCGTCCAGTTCAGGTGCTGTCGCATTACCCTGATAAAAACCGAAGTCGTTGACGTTATTCCAACGTACTGCGCTGGCGCCCTGGTCTTTAAGTTGACGCTCTGAATATGAAGCGGAAAACAACGCACCCAGTTTGCCGTCGGCAAAAATATTGCTGATTAAAAATGAAGTTTTAGGATCAGACTTTTCAGATAAATCGTTGTAGCCCATCTGGCCTGAAGCCGCAAAAGTAAAGCCATCATAATCAAAAGGCTGGGCTGCTTTTAAGTCTACAGTGGCACCTAATGAGCCTTCTTCCACATCGGCTGATGCGGTTTTACGCACAGTTAAAGAGCTGAATAGGTCAGAGGAGAAGGTATTAAAGTCAAAACCACGGCCGCGGTTTGCACCACCTATTTGGTCAGTACCACCGCTGGTCGATACCGCTTCCATACCGTTGATACGAACACGGGTAAATTCAGGGCCTAAACCCCGCACTGAAATCTGACGGCCTTCGCCTGCTGCACGTGAAATGGCAATACCAGGAATACGTTGTAACGATTCTGCCAGGTTTAAATCCGGGAAGTCGGCAATATCCTCAGCCAGAATGGCATCGATGGCGCCGTCTGATTGGCGTTTTTGATTTAAAGCATTAGATAACGAATCGCGGAAACTACCTTTCACTTCGATCACTTCAATTTTTTCATCCAGCTTTTTCGTTTCGGTAGTTTCTTGTGCTGCTACAGAAAATAGTGAAGTACAACCTGCAATAGCTAAAGCTAGCGCAACTTTATTCGGGTGAAATGGCGTGTTGGATTTTGCCATGATATCTACCTCGTCCTGTCTGGTTCAAAGCGTTCAGCCAGTACATGCCAGCTGTATTTTTAATAATGGAAGACGCTTTGTGCGACTCCCTGTTGATTTTGTCTACCGGTGGCAAAAAATGCTTGCAATTTTGTGCCACCGATGGCAAAAAGCTAACACCAAGCTTAGATTACTGTCAAACGTCGCACAAAAAAAAATCAGTCTTGTTCTAAGGTTTTATTTAGTGTTGATGGTTAACTTATTGTTTTGTATTGACAATGTTGCACATTTGGGCCGCAGATAAAATAGGTTTTGTTCCAGATGTGAAATTAATTCTGATTGAGCTAAAGATCACGGACATTTTGAGCGTTAAATGGGCCCAGATGCTGTCCTCATGTTGTAACAGTCTGCAGCAGCGATTCAGATAAAAAATAGGAGTCAAAGAATGTCGGCTTTATTTTCGTTAAATGGGCAAAGGGCATTAGTTACCGGTGCCAGCCGTGGTTTAGGTAAAGCCATTGCGCATGCTTTGGCCCAAGCTGGAGCTACTGTGATTTGTTGTAGCTCTCAAATAGAGGGCGCCAGCGCTACGGCGTCTGAGATTGAGGCTCAGGGTGGTCAGGCCTTTGCGTTAGCTGCCGATTTGTCGGATTTGGAGCAGGTGCGTTCTTTGGCTCAGCAGGCTTTAGCTATGGGACCAGTCCATATTTTGGTGAACTGTGGGGGCACTATTTTCCGTGCGCCTGCGGTGGATTATCCAATCCAAGAGTGGCAAAACGTAATGCGGGTGAATCTGGATTCAGCCTTTTTGTTAAGCCAGTTGCTGGGGGCTGAAATGCTTAAACGGGGTCAGGGTAAAATCATTAATATTGCGTCGATGTTGTCATACAGCGGTGGCATTACCGTGCCAGCTTATACCGCAAGCAAACATGCCATTACAGGTTTAACCAAAGCTTTAGCCAATGAATGGGCTGCTTCAGGGTTAAATATCAATGCGATAGCTCCAGGTTATTTCCGTACTGACAATACCTTTGCTTTGCAGCAGGACCAGGCTCGTAATCAGGCGATTTTGGCGCGGATCCCAGCAAGTCGTTGGGGAGAACCCGAAGATTTAGCAGGCGCAGCTGTGTTTTTGGCAAGCAGCGCCAGTAATTATATCAATGGCCATGTGTTGGCTGTGGATGGAGGCTGGCTGGCCCGTTAAGGCTAATTTATGCCGGTGAACTCAGGAGAATAAAATGAATGTAATTTTTGAAAACCGTTTTGCTACAGCGCCGAACGATGTCAAACACTACGACACCGAAAAGCTACGGCAGAACTTTCTGATCGACAACCTGATGCAGGCTGATCAGTTGGTGCTGTGTTACACCCACTATGAACGTTTGATTGTTGCCAGTGCCGTACCAGTGAAAGCGCCTGTGGTACTGCAAACCGTAGACGCGCTCAAAGCTGAGTTTTTTTTGCAGCGCCGTGAACTGGGAGTGATCAATGTTGGTGGCACTGGTTTTGTTGAAGTCGACGGCAACAAATACGAGCTGGCGAATAAAGAAGCGTTGTATGTCGGTATGGGCTGTAAAAATGTCAGTTTCCATAGCGTAAACGCGCAGGAACCCGCAAAGTTTTACTTAAATTCTACCCCTGCTCATCACGCATATCCGGTTCAGCACGTGCGGATGCATGATTGTAAAAAGCTGGAGATGGGCGCTTTGGCCACCAGTAACGAGCGCATTATTTATCAGTTAATGATTAAAGAAGTAGTGCAAACCTGCCAGCTGCAGATGGGCTTAACAGTGCTCAGTCAGGGCAGCGTATGGAATACCATGCCAGCGCATCAGCATGACAGACGGATGGAAGCGTATTTCTATTTTGATCTGACACCTGGTCAGGCAGTGTGCCACTTTATGGGTGAACCCAAGGAAACCCGCCATTTGTGGATGGGCAATGATCAGGCTGTGGTGTCTCCGCCATGGTCAATCCACAGCGGTGTGGGTACCGGCAGCTATGCCTTTATCTGGGGCATGGCAGGTGAAAATCTGGATTATCACGACATGGATAAATTTGGCCCTGATCAATTGAGATAAGGGTAACGGAGCTCTGGGGAGAGCTTCGTTTTGTAACCACTTAGTAAAACAGGGCAGCAATCACTGCAATAGACAGTGTGCCCTTCGACAGCGCCAGCAGTACGAGCGCTGACTTATAACAAAGAGAGATCCCCTAAGTAATTGGAGTTACAGGGAGGCGACGAGGGCTTGAGTCCCCATGAACATAGTAGCCCTATGTGATTGGGGCGAGAGAACTTCGTCAACAAAGCTGCAGCTTCAAGTACGACGGGGAAAACAACAGGTAGGTTAGACGATGAAATTCTTTTCACTGCGCGGCATGCTGCTGTGCTGCGGTTTGGCGACTCTGCTATTTGCGACAGGCTGTCAGCGCCAGCAAGAGCAGATCACCTTACGTATGGGGCATTCGCTGGATCAGGAGCATGTGGTGCACAAAGCAATGCTCTATATGGCAGAGCGGCTGGAACATTATTCTGCTGGTCAGATGCATATTCAGATCTATAGCGGTGGCCAGCTTGGTTCAGAGCGTGAACTGATTGAACTGCTACAAATTGGCAGTCTGGCCTTAACCAAAGTTTCCGCCAGTCCGCTTGAAGGTTTTGTCCCTAAGATGCAGGTGTTTAGTGTGCCATATGTGTTCAGAGACAGTGCACATTTATGGGCTGTGTTAAACGGCTCCATAGGCCAGGATTTGCTCAACTCGATGCACAGCGCCCGCTTGCATGGGTTGGGTTATTACGACGCAGGTAGTCGTAGCTTTTATACCACGAACAAGGCTGTGCATCTGCCCGCTGATTTAAAAGGCTTAAAATTTCGGGTACCTAACAGCCAGACAGCTGTACAGATGGTACAAACCTTAGGTGGCGCCGCGACACCTGTTGATTGGGGCGAGCTCTATACAGCTTTGCAACAAGGAGTGGTGGATGGTGCAGAAAACAATCCCCCCAGTTTTTATTTATCCCGTCATTACGAGTTATCCAAATACTACAGTCTGGACGAACATACCTCAGTGCCGGACGTGATTTTAATGAGTTTGCCTGTCTGGAAAAGCCTGAATGCACAGCAGCAAGGCTGGGTGCAACAAGCCATGAACGATTCAGTACGTTATCAGCGTGAATTGTGGCAAGAGGCCAGTGATGATGCCTTAGCGAAAGTCAAAGCTGCTGGCGTGGAAGTTATTTATCCGGATAAGGCCGCTTTTGCAGCAGCAGTCAAGCCGTTGCATCAATCTCTGCAGGGCACCGAAGTGGGGAACCTGGTGGCTGAAATTGCGTTAGTTCCGGCTGAAATAGTGGGGGTGTCCAATGACTAAATTAGTACTGCTTGTCGACTGGGTATTGAAGCGAAGTTTAATGTTGTTAATGGCCATCATAGTGTTAGTGGTGTGCTGGCAAGTATTGTCTCGCTTTGTGTTAAGCGATCCCAGTTCTATGACCGAAGAAATTGCCCGTTGTTTATTATTGTGGATTGCAATGTTGGGTGCAGCTTATGCCTATCGCACTGGTCAGCATTTGGGCCTGGATATTGTGACCAGCCGGATGCCCGCTCTATGGCAACACCGTATTGCTTTTGTGCTGACAGCTGCTGTGGTGGTGTTCTCCTCCGTAGTGATGGTGTGGGGCGGTGGCGAACTGGTATGGCTCACTTTTGAACTAAACCAAATGTCGGCAGCTTTAGGTATTCGGATGGCCTGGATTTATCTGGTCTTGCCTTTGGCCGGGGTTTTGATCGCTTTTTATGGTTTATGTCAGCTGCGCTGTCTGGCGGCAAAAATTCAATTAGTCCCGGCAGAGGAGTCTGAATAATGGAATGGTCTGCACTTATTTTAATTAGTGTATTTTTTGTGTTGTTATTACTGAACGTGCCTATTTCCTTTTGCATTGGCTTAGCCACCTTGTGCACTATGCTCCTTTCTATGGATTTGTTACCGGCCGTCACTACATTGGCGCAGCGTATGGCGGGTGGCTTAAATAGCTTTGCCTTGCTGGCCATTCCGTTTTTTGTACTCTCAGGGCTTTTAATGGGGCGGGGCGGTATTGCCAAACGCTTAATTGAAGCTGCTATGGCTTTGGTGGGTAGTTTACCAGGTGGTCTGGCACTAGTGAACGTGTTGTCTTGTATGTTGTTTGGCGCTATTTCAGGATCTGCGGTAGCAGCCACTTCTGCTATAGGCAGTTTTATGGTGCCCGAGATGAAAAAGCAGGGCTATGACGTTGACTACAGCGCTGCGGTAACAGCGGCGGCTGCAACTACAGGTATGCTGATACCTCCTAGCAATATTATGATCGTATATGCTATCGCCAGCGGCGGTGTATCTATTGCCGCCTTATTTGTGGCGGGTTATTTGCCAGGTATTTTGCTAGGTATAGGGTTGATGCTGGTTTGTGCCGGTTACGCCAAAATGAAAGGTTACCCGCTGGCTGCACGTCTGCCTTTGTCTTTAACCTTTAGCAAGCTGGCTGCAGCTATTCCAAGCTTACTGATGATTGTTTTGGTGATAGGTGGCATTATCAGTGGCGCTTTTACCGCAACAGAAGCTGGTGCTATTGCCGTTGTTTATTCCTTTATTCTGGCAGTTTGTGTTTACCGTGAAGTGAAGGTAAAAGAACTGCCTGCTATCTTGCTGAAATCCGCTGAAACTACAGCCATAGTTATGGCTTTAATTGCCACTTCTGCTGCTATGTCCTGGATTTTATCCTACGAGAATATTCCGCAAACTGTTAGTCAGGGTTTGTTGACCTTAAGTGAGAACCCGCTACTGATTTTGTTATTGATCAATATTATTTTGCTGGTGGTGGGCGCTTTTATGGATATGACACCAGCAGTGCTGATATTCACGCCTATCTTTCTGCCAGTAGCGGTGGAGCTTGGCATGAGCCCGCTGCATTTTGGCATCATGATGATTTTAAACCTGTCTATTGGTTTAGTGTCGCCTCCGGTCGGCAGTGTGCTTTTTGTCGCCTGTGCTGTGGCTAAAACTAAGCTCGAGTCTTTAATTAAGCCGCTGTTGCCTATGTATGCAGCTATGGTGGTGGTGTTATTGCTTGTGACTTATGTACCAGCTATCAGTGAATTTTTGCCTAATTTGTTTGGGCTGTAGGGGGGATTCATGACCAGTTATTTGATCCCAAATCTTGCCAATGCCTGCCGCATGATGGAGTTGGTGGCGGCATCAGGTTCTGGTTTAACTTTATCTCAGCTTGAGCAGCAACTGCAGGTACCCAGAACCAGCGCTTTTCGTATTTTACAAACCCTTTGTCAGCAACAAATGCTGTACAAAGAAGGTAAAAAGTATCGGGTAGGCAGCAGTTTATACAAAATGGGGCTGGATTTATTGCAGCATCATCATTTGCATCAACTGGCTGTGCCCGTGTTACATAAGCTGACCATAAGCACTGGCCTCACCAGCCATCTGGCATTGCCCAGGCCTGATGGCGCTTTAATAGCTGAAGTTTGTGATAGTCCCAACCCAAGCCATTTGGCTGCACGGCCTGGATTTCTGGCCGATTTGCACTGTTCTGCCGGTGGCAAAGTGTTTCTGGCATTTAACTACTTTGATCAACTGGCTACTTTGCCAGGTTTGCAGCAAATGCCAGCCCGAACGCCACAAAGCATTACCGATCTGAATCGCTTGCGAGTAGAATTGCAAAGTGTTTTAGGTCGGGGTTACGCGGTAGACGATCAGGAGTATCAACCCAATGTGCGCTGTATCGCAGTGCCTATACGTAATGCGCAGGGCATAGTAGTGGCTTGTGTTGGAGTCACAGGGTTGGCGACTATTTTGTGCAAGCAACGTTTACCACTAGTGGTTGCGACGGTGAAACAAGCTGCTATTGATATTAGTCTGGCATGCTACAGGCCCGCTTTGCTGGCCAATGATAAATAACAGGACAAGTGGATGATACAAAAAAGTTCGACCATTAATGATGTGGCCCGTCTGGCAGGTGTATCCAAACGCACAGTGTCGCGGGTGATCAATGGCTCTTTAAGTGTGGGTGACAGCACCAGAGTCAGAGTCGAAAAAATTATCGCTGAACTGAATTATTCACCAAATACCCAGGCCCGTGGTTTAGCATCCAGCCGCTCGTATTTATTAGGCTTAATTTACGATAACCCGGATGCATTGTATTTAGATGATGTTCAGCGCGGTGTGCTGGAAATATGCTCGACTCTGGGCTACGAGCTTGTGGTGCATCCTTGTCGTTATCGCAGTGAAACCCTGGTGCAGGATTGCCTGAATTTTATCAACAGATCCAAACTGGATGGTGTGATAGTTTTACCTCCAGTGTCCGAACTGGAGTCTTTGGCTGACGCACTAAAAAATGCCGGGCGCCCTTATGTGCGGTTGACCTCTGTTGCTATAGATGAAGCTAAACACATAGTGGTGTCGGATGACCGGTCTGCAGCCGCTGAAATGGCGCGTTATTTTGCTCAGTTAGGTCATCAGGATATTGCATTTATCAGTGGTCCACAGCGCTATAAATCCTCCACTGAGCGGATGGAGGGTTTTAAATTAGGCTTGTCGGCTTACGGTATAGCGCTGAAAGCGGAACGCATCATGGAGGGTAATAACACCTACGAAACAGGTATTGAGTGCGCCCGCAGCCTGTTGAGCCAAAGCCCTTTACCTACAGCTATTTTTGCCAATAACGATCAAATGGCGGCTGGTGTACTGAAAGTGGCGCATCAAATGGGTATTGCCATTCCACAACAGCTGTCTGTCGCTGGTTTTGATGACAACTTACTGGCGTCCCGAGTGATACCTGCTTTAACGACCATCAAGCGCCCGGTGCGACAAATGGCTCAGTTGGCAACCACCAAAATGATTATGGTGATTGAGCAGAATGATAAAGCAGCTCAACAAGTTGCAGCCAAGGTGGCTCCAACTCTGGTCGTGCGCGAGTCGA
Protein-coding sequences here:
- a CDS encoding glycoside hydrolase family 88 protein, with the protein product MFKRPLLISSLALSFLAACSKPAPAPTPTEQQAVQSVKPVATLSIHNPSDFSRPQEAIFLSAADLGLAETEVQNSAFIATSAKGQLPSQWIDRNADGQKDTLVLSPTLSAGETLELQITAGTAAVLPKQTQAEISQKTGGQWQDKTYVGGHFENVSSLTPPPQYTDHSEFIRYEGPGIESDKVAYRIYLDWRNGFDIFGNKTGKPVLDQIGQDGYSSYHEMLPWGTDVLKVGKAVGAGGFGYWDGSKIERVSKLDGHTATIIENGPLYSALTIDYKNWQIAGKTLDVKAHLSMTAGSRLLQNRLTLSQPLDNLALGIVKLPDTQLLTGTLESSGHTYTYLATYGKQSLDGANLGMAILFKRGKLKKLTTDEHNHVAVMSVSGQHLEYYLLGAWQHELNGITNEQQFVEYLQQEVERLTLTPRLRLKTELTKAQTSQALTSERALYWSQQLANSELNRQAGQYYWGGWDTERDRPVAFEYTTGLLVQAFDDLNKYAANPAYQAVIDKMADSFVSADGTIHSYDASKFNIDSINSGNLLLRVFEQSNEPKYQIAVQKLREQLKHHPKTSNGAFWHKQIYPNQLWLDGVYMGMPFLAYYSSLFEQGASLEQVVHEFVVTREQLRDDKTGLYFHAWDESRQMDWADKTTGRSAYFWGRAIGWLGMALVDVLDYIPADNTELRLPLLNMVTELAADLAKYQDAETGVWYQIMDKTGERGNYLESSGSSMFVYFYAKAINKGYLPKDQYLEISKKAWQGLLNEFVLVHPDGSISLTTMVQVAGLGAGRDGSYHYYMSEPIYRNDSKGTGPFIMAGVQMAQLLKD
- a CDS encoding TonB-dependent receptor encodes the protein MAKSNTPFHPNKVALALAIAGCTSLFSVAAQETTETKKLDEKIEVIEVKGSFRDSLSNALNQKRQSDGAIDAILAEDIADFPDLNLAESLQRIPGIAISRAAGEGRQISVRGLGPEFTRVRINGMEAVSTSGGTDQIGGANRGRGFDFNTFSSDLFSSLTVRKTASADVEEGSLGATVDLKAAQPFDYDGFTFAASGQMGYNDLSEKSDPKTSFLISNIFADGKLGALFSASYSERQLKDQGASAVRWNNVNDFGFYQGNATAPELDEINNAFRPRLPRYDSYTHDMDRLGLSSSFQFRPNEDTKIDLDILYAKTDATRNEVFLQGILNAGANRPTSATAASGNTGVMNVVDYFIDDTNTMTYGSFENATIRAENRFDELSTEFLQYNLSLKQHLTDDLSMDAMIGTANSEFDNPVQTTLVAEKRGVEFAYDYRGGNRDNPALTYGAGVFEPTGWTSNSVRLRPLGAENTFDTAELNFTYLLTDNVTLKAGLHYKDFSFETYEARRKSENGAGIVYTPDLLMQHNSSLGSQPVWLVPDFAAIDAQYDIYSNAGDFAVSADNRRPDNYSASEKTLGAYLQLGFDTDIADMPLRGNVGVRQVKTDQSSTAWATFASTPTQITAEHDYNELLPSINLALEPWEDVIIRFGAAEVMARAGLGSIRPDVSVSVSGGSRSVSGGNPQLEPTKARTYDLGFEFYFSDESMLGVAFFFKDIDSHVQTLRETKAFTATGLPVQAAIDACTAGPGYNADCNENVDWQVTTPLNGPGGDLKGMEVSYQLPFTFLPEFWNRFGFIANYTYVDAQMDYINAAGVVQATRDLNGLSKNTSAATLYYEHEALNARVSMAKRGKYLTTAVGRDNNDMEGTNATTNVDASVSYALNDNWKISFEALNLTDEVDDQWVDSAGNRLTYYHETGRQYYVGAQYKF
- a CDS encoding SDR family oxidoreductase — encoded protein: MSALFSLNGQRALVTGASRGLGKAIAHALAQAGATVICCSSQIEGASATASEIEAQGGQAFALAADLSDLEQVRSLAQQALAMGPVHILVNCGGTIFRAPAVDYPIQEWQNVMRVNLDSAFLLSQLLGAEMLKRGQGKIINIASMLSYSGGITVPAYTASKHAITGLTKALANEWAASGLNINAIAPGYFRTDNTFALQQDQARNQAILARIPASRWGEPEDLAGAAVFLASSASNYINGHVLAVDGGWLAR
- the kduI gene encoding 5-dehydro-4-deoxy-D-glucuronate isomerase, whose product is MNVIFENRFATAPNDVKHYDTEKLRQNFLIDNLMQADQLVLCYTHYERLIVASAVPVKAPVVLQTVDALKAEFFLQRRELGVINVGGTGFVEVDGNKYELANKEALYVGMGCKNVSFHSVNAQEPAKFYLNSTPAHHAYPVQHVRMHDCKKLEMGALATSNERIIYQLMIKEVVQTCQLQMGLTVLSQGSVWNTMPAHQHDRRMEAYFYFDLTPGQAVCHFMGEPKETRHLWMGNDQAVVSPPWSIHSGVGTGSYAFIWGMAGENLDYHDMDKFGPDQLR
- a CDS encoding TRAP transporter substrate-binding protein — protein: MKFFSLRGMLLCCGLATLLFATGCQRQQEQITLRMGHSLDQEHVVHKAMLYMAERLEHYSAGQMHIQIYSGGQLGSERELIELLQIGSLALTKVSASPLEGFVPKMQVFSVPYVFRDSAHLWAVLNGSIGQDLLNSMHSARLHGLGYYDAGSRSFYTTNKAVHLPADLKGLKFRVPNSQTAVQMVQTLGGAATPVDWGELYTALQQGVVDGAENNPPSFYLSRHYELSKYYSLDEHTSVPDVILMSLPVWKSLNAQQQGWVQQAMNDSVRYQRELWQEASDDALAKVKAAGVEVIYPDKAAFAAAVKPLHQSLQGTEVGNLVAEIALVPAEIVGVSND
- a CDS encoding TRAP transporter small permease is translated as MTKLVLLVDWVLKRSLMLLMAIIVLVVCWQVLSRFVLSDPSSMTEEIARCLLLWIAMLGAAYAYRTGQHLGLDIVTSRMPALWQHRIAFVLTAAVVVFSSVVMVWGGGELVWLTFELNQMSAALGIRMAWIYLVLPLAGVLIAFYGLCQLRCLAAKIQLVPAEESE